The Collimonas fungivorans Ter331 genome has a segment encoding these proteins:
- a CDS encoding DNA internalization-related competence protein ComEC/Rec2, which produces MRSAVIGFVLGVAFLQTQAVLPAVWLLCGLLALGLVLLAVAHKIPDPYFRSAACLLAGALFGFAWAGLFAQYHLRHELPPAWEGRDISVIGTVDSLPSYSESGVRFTFAVEKALDQDGQQPPVPRRLALGWYQAQNGEQPRVQAGARWQLTVRLKRPHGNANPHGFDYEAWLLERNLRATGYVRPDQHNRQLQAFVFSPGNLVEVLRSRLRDRILQALPEHRYAGVLVALAVGDQRAIEQSDWEVFNRTGISHLVAISGLHITMIAGMFAVVTAALWRRSFFTGAALPLLLPAQKAAALGGALAALCYVALAGFGIPAQRTLYMLLVVALALWSGRIASVTHVLCAALAAVLLADPWALLWPGFWLSFCAVGVILYTSAGRSLAIPVESRSLPARWRQGLKAAGATQYAVTIGLLPLTALLFGRVSLIGPLANALAIPLIGLAVTPLTLIAGVLPAPLSTWLWRGAHVLVEQLALFLNWLSLLPFAVWQAPLPQAWTFALALLATLWLLAPRGWPLRWLALTGWLPLLLDHGYRPAPGEMWVTALDVGQGMAVLVETAEHRLLYDSGPYYSPASDAGSRIIVPYLRARGIAALDALIVSHADNDHSGGALSIMDSIEVAKVYSSLAPDHAIARAAAVHERCHDGQAWQWGSVKFDMLYPDLEQYPALATPAAIAKPKANTVSCTLKISHGQHTVLLPGDIEAAQEKQLLASHAGQLKSTVLLAPHHGSGTSSTASFLAAVDPQIVLFQVGYRNRFRHPKQQILERYQALGSTNLRSDTDGAILLKFGDTVSVDTYRNQHRRYWYGR; this is translated from the coding sequence ATGCGCAGCGCCGTTATCGGTTTTGTCCTTGGCGTTGCCTTTTTGCAAACTCAGGCAGTATTGCCCGCAGTCTGGCTGCTGTGTGGCTTATTGGCCTTGGGACTAGTGCTGCTGGCGGTTGCCCACAAAATCCCTGACCCTTATTTCAGATCGGCTGCCTGCCTGCTGGCCGGCGCCTTGTTCGGTTTTGCCTGGGCCGGATTGTTCGCACAATATCATTTAAGGCATGAATTGCCGCCGGCGTGGGAGGGGCGCGATATCAGCGTGATCGGCACGGTCGACAGCTTGCCCTCATATTCGGAGAGCGGCGTCCGTTTTACTTTTGCCGTGGAAAAAGCGCTGGATCAGGATGGCCAACAGCCGCCCGTTCCCCGACGCCTGGCGCTGGGCTGGTACCAGGCGCAAAACGGCGAACAACCCCGGGTGCAGGCCGGCGCGCGCTGGCAGCTGACGGTGCGACTGAAGCGTCCGCATGGCAACGCCAATCCCCACGGTTTCGACTATGAAGCATGGCTGCTGGAACGCAATCTGCGCGCCACCGGCTACGTCCGTCCCGACCAGCATAACCGGCAGCTGCAGGCATTTGTGTTCAGTCCCGGCAACCTGGTTGAAGTGCTGCGCAGCCGCCTGCGTGATCGGATCTTGCAAGCCTTGCCCGAACATCGTTATGCCGGCGTGCTGGTGGCGCTCGCTGTGGGCGACCAGCGCGCCATAGAGCAATCCGACTGGGAAGTGTTCAACCGCACCGGCATCAGCCACCTGGTCGCCATTTCCGGCCTGCACATCACGATGATTGCCGGCATGTTCGCCGTCGTCACGGCGGCGCTGTGGCGCCGTTCCTTTTTCACCGGGGCGGCCTTGCCGCTGCTGCTGCCGGCGCAAAAAGCGGCGGCGCTGGGCGGCGCGCTGGCGGCCTTGTGCTATGTCGCGCTGGCCGGGTTCGGCATCCCCGCGCAGCGTACCTTGTACATGCTGCTGGTGGTGGCGTTGGCTTTGTGGAGCGGGCGCATCGCCAGCGTCACGCACGTGTTGTGCGCGGCGCTGGCGGCGGTCTTGCTGGCCGATCCCTGGGCGTTGCTGTGGCCGGGATTCTGGTTGTCTTTCTGCGCGGTCGGCGTGATCCTGTACACCAGCGCCGGCCGCAGCCTGGCCATTCCAGTCGAGAGCCGGTCGCTGCCGGCGCGCTGGCGGCAAGGCTTGAAGGCTGCCGGCGCTACTCAATATGCGGTGACCATCGGCTTGCTGCCGCTGACAGCCTTGCTGTTCGGCCGCGTCTCGCTGATCGGTCCGCTCGCCAACGCGCTGGCGATTCCGCTGATCGGCCTGGCGGTGACGCCGTTGACCTTGATCGCCGGCGTGCTGCCGGCGCCGCTGTCGACCTGGCTGTGGCGCGGCGCCCATGTCCTGGTGGAACAGCTGGCGCTTTTCCTGAACTGGCTGAGCCTGCTGCCGTTTGCGGTATGGCAGGCGCCGTTGCCGCAAGCGTGGACTTTTGCGCTGGCGCTGCTGGCCACCCTGTGGCTGCTGGCGCCGCGCGGATGGCCGCTGCGCTGGCTGGCGCTGACCGGCTGGCTGCCGTTGCTGCTGGATCACGGCTATCGTCCCGCTCCCGGCGAAATGTGGGTCACGGCGCTTGATGTCGGCCAGGGCATGGCGGTACTGGTGGAGACCGCCGAGCACCGTTTGCTGTACGACAGCGGACCCTATTATTCGCCGGCATCGGATGCAGGCAGCCGCATCATCGTTCCTTACCTGAGGGCGCGCGGCATCGCTGCGCTGGATGCGCTGATCGTGTCGCATGCCGACAATGATCATTCCGGCGGAGCCCTGTCGATCATGGACAGCATCGAGGTGGCCAAGGTATATTCCTCGCTGGCGCCGGACCACGCTATCGCCAGGGCCGCGGCCGTTCATGAGCGCTGCCATGACGGCCAGGCATGGCAGTGGGGTAGCGTGAAATTCGACATGCTGTATCCGGATCTTGAGCAGTATCCGGCATTGGCGACGCCGGCGGCCATTGCGAAACCCAAGGCAAATACGGTCAGCTGCACCCTCAAGATCAGCCACGGCCAGCATACAGTGTTGCTGCCGGGCGATATCGAGGCGGCGCAGGAAAAACAGCTGCTCGCCAGCCATGCCGGGCAACTGAAATCGACGGTGCTGCTGGCGCCGCATCATGGCAGCGGCACGTCGTCGACAGCCTCGTTCCTGGCCGCCGTCGATCCGCAAATCGTCCTGTTCCAGGTTGGCTACCGCAACCGTTTCCGTCATCCGAAACAGCAAATCCTGGAGCGTTACCAGGCATTGGGAAGCACAAATCTGCGCAGCGATACAGACGGTGCAATTTTGCTGAAATTCGGCGATACCGTCAGCGTCGATACGTACAGGAACCAGCATCGGCGCTACTGGTACGGCCGTTGA
- a CDS encoding TatD family hydrolase, translating into MWIDTHCHLDAAEFGGEQAQAAAAAAQQGVDWIVIPAVERANFATVATLAEQLPNCTYALGIHPLYVPQAEEADLLALRTTIGAAMADPRFVAIGEIGLDFFVPGMDSGPNREKQEHFYVEQLKLAREFDLPVLLHVRRSQDILLKHLRRIKVQGGIAHAFNGSFQQAEAFIGLGFRLGFGGAMTFSRALQIRRLAVQLPLAALVLETDAPDMSPAWLHPETNQPQQVPRIGTVLAELRGMAVPELARATADNARAALPRLAALA; encoded by the coding sequence ATGTGGATAGACACCCACTGCCATCTTGACGCCGCTGAATTCGGCGGCGAACAGGCGCAAGCCGCGGCAGCGGCGGCGCAGCAGGGTGTCGACTGGATCGTGATCCCTGCGGTCGAACGCGCCAATTTCGCCACGGTCGCAACGCTGGCCGAGCAACTGCCGAATTGCACTTATGCGCTCGGCATTCATCCGCTCTACGTGCCGCAGGCCGAAGAGGCCGATTTGCTGGCGCTGCGCACGACGATCGGCGCGGCAATGGCCGATCCGCGTTTTGTGGCGATAGGCGAAATCGGCCTCGATTTTTTTGTTCCCGGCATGGATAGCGGGCCCAACCGCGAAAAGCAGGAGCATTTCTACGTCGAACAGTTGAAGCTGGCGCGCGAATTCGACCTGCCGGTGCTGCTCCATGTGCGCCGCTCGCAAGACATCCTGCTCAAGCATTTGCGCCGGATCAAGGTGCAGGGCGGTATCGCCCATGCTTTCAACGGCAGTTTCCAGCAGGCCGAAGCTTTCATCGGGCTTGGTTTCCGGCTCGGTTTCGGCGGCGCCATGACGTTTAGCCGCGCTTTGCAGATCCGCCGGCTGGCGGTCCAGCTGCCGCTGGCGGCGCTGGTGCTGGAGACCGACGCGCCCGACATGTCGCCGGCCTGGCTGCATCCGGAAACCAACCAGCCTCAGCAGGTTCCCCGCATCGGCACCGTGCTGGCCGAGCTGCGCGGGATGGCGGTACCCGAACTGGCGCGGGCGACAGCCGACAACGCCCGCGCGGCTTTGCCGCGTTTGGCGGCGCTGGCTTAA
- a CDS encoding flavin reductase encodes MSIPSTPFDQREFRNALGTFTTGVTIITACQADGKLVGVTANSFNSVSLDPPLVLWSLSKSSNSLAAFEAAEYWAVHILSHDQDQLATHFSKRAHDKFAGLDLETGMGGAPLLDGCTTRMQCKTAYRYDGGDHIIMVGEVMHFEHSDIAPLVYQRGNYAVATRKELADEAEALIKATAASDSFDENSMSYLLGSAYFHLYGKLREFGALQGLNDAEFFVLNTLAARNGRSLAELNRLFVYAGHTPLINVLDDMTARGLLQVVVDQGERTERGLFYLTAMGQAMAQEIANAGKKTELALLGSLGAVDTIALRTLLRRFITLTDDGKLPGE; translated from the coding sequence ATGTCCATACCGTCCACCCCGTTCGACCAGCGTGAATTCCGCAATGCGCTGGGAACCTTCACCACCGGCGTCACCATCATTACCGCCTGCCAGGCCGACGGCAAGCTGGTCGGCGTTACCGCCAACAGCTTCAATTCGGTCTCGCTCGATCCGCCGCTGGTGTTGTGGAGCTTGTCCAAATCCTCGAACAGCCTGGCAGCCTTCGAAGCCGCCGAATACTGGGCGGTGCATATCCTGTCGCACGACCAGGACCAGCTGGCCACCCATTTCAGCAAACGCGCGCACGACAAATTCGCCGGCCTCGACCTGGAAACCGGCATGGGCGGCGCGCCGCTGCTGGACGGCTGCACCACCCGCATGCAATGCAAGACAGCTTACCGCTACGATGGCGGCGACCATATCATCATGGTCGGCGAAGTCATGCATTTCGAACATTCCGACATCGCGCCCCTGGTGTACCAGCGCGGCAATTACGCCGTCGCCACCCGCAAGGAACTGGCCGACGAAGCCGAAGCCCTGATCAAGGCCACCGCCGCCTCCGACAGCTTCGATGAAAACTCGATGAGCTACCTGCTCGGCAGCGCCTATTTCCATCTGTACGGGAAACTGCGCGAATTCGGCGCTCTGCAAGGCTTGAACGACGCCGAATTCTTCGTGCTCAACACGCTGGCCGCCCGCAACGGCCGCAGCCTGGCGGAACTGAACCGCCTGTTCGTGTATGCCGGCCATACGCCGCTGATCAATGTGCTGGACGACATGACCGCGCGCGGCCTGCTGCAAGTGGTGGTGGACCAGGGCGAGCGCACCGAGCGCGGACTGTTTTACCTGACCGCCATGGGCCAGGCCATGGCGCAGGAAATCGCCAATGCCGGCAAAAAAACCGAACTGGCCCTGCTGGGCAGCCTGGGCGCGGTCGATACCATCGCCTTGCGCACGCTGTTGCGGCGTTTCATCACGCTCACCGACGACGGCAAGCTGCCGGGCGAATAA
- a CDS encoding LysR family transcriptional regulator, translating to MNIRFLETFVWLAKLKNFRLTAEKLHTTQAAVSSRIATLEQDFGVRLFDRGAREVALTTDGSKALVYAERIVKLMREMKEDMSARDNYSGVLRIGVIESIVHSWFPDLIGRIHKLFPQLEIEIASDTTIHLREQFSKGDLDLVLQAEPVIAPNIRNLKLCELPMRWVGSSKLEIGSETLSLSDLAAFPLVSFARNSGPHTIIEQLFSNSERGSLHINCITSVATMIRLVSDGFGVAVVPPAIIQRELNDGSLQLLRVDADFPALLLMASFRNDPENALTETIASIAQQTASEFALNWGPEIARLPAEPLELPFPPA from the coding sequence ATGAACATCCGCTTCCTCGAAACCTTCGTCTGGCTGGCGAAGTTGAAAAACTTCCGGCTGACGGCGGAAAAACTGCACACCACCCAGGCCGCGGTATCGAGCCGCATCGCCACGCTGGAGCAGGATTTCGGCGTGCGCCTGTTCGACCGCGGCGCGCGCGAAGTGGCGCTGACCACCGACGGCAGCAAGGCGCTGGTGTATGCCGAACGCATCGTCAAGCTGATGCGCGAAATGAAAGAGGACATGTCGGCGCGCGACAACTATTCCGGCGTACTGCGGATAGGCGTGATCGAATCGATCGTGCACAGCTGGTTCCCGGACCTGATCGGCCGCATCCATAAGCTGTTTCCGCAGCTGGAAATCGAAATCGCCAGCGACACCACCATCCATCTGCGCGAACAGTTCAGCAAGGGCGACCTCGACCTGGTGCTGCAGGCGGAACCGGTGATCGCACCGAACATTCGCAATCTCAAGCTGTGCGAACTGCCGATGCGCTGGGTCGGCAGCAGCAAGCTGGAAATCGGCAGCGAAACCCTGAGCCTGTCGGACCTGGCGGCCTTCCCGCTGGTCAGCTTCGCCCGTAATTCCGGCCCGCACACCATCATCGAGCAACTGTTTTCCAACAGCGAGCGCGGTTCGCTGCATATCAACTGCATCACCTCGGTGGCGACCATGATACGGCTGGTCAGCGACGGTTTCGGCGTCGCCGTGGTGCCGCCGGCGATCATCCAGCGCGAGCTCAACGATGGCAGCCTGCAGCTGCTGCGCGTGGATGCCGATTTCCCGGCCCTGCTGCTGATGGCCTCATTTCGCAACGATCCGGAAAATGCCTTGACCGAGACTATCGCCAGCATCGCCCAGCAAACCGCTTCCGAATTCGCACTGAATTGGGGCCCGGAAATCGCCCGCTTGCCTGCTGAGCCGCTGGAACTGCCCTTTCCGCCGGCCTGA
- a CDS encoding MFS transporter: MSNNLNIAPDALEATYKKIAWRLIPFLVFLFVLAWIDRVNVGFAKLQMLQDLQFSEAVYGLGAGIFFIGYFLFEVPSNLLLEKIGARKTLARITILWGLTSMAMVYVKTPATFYLIRFFLGVFEAGFFPGVVLYLTYWFPAAKRARVNGLFMTSFAIAGVVGGPIAGFIMSRMDGVGHYANWQWLFLLEGIPSVLAGIAVLLYLPEKPANAKWLSLPEQQAVGKALAAENHDHKHASLRDACRNYRVWICAAVYFCVVSGNATIAFWSPSIIKEIGVAGNLQIGLISAVPFLAGTIAMIWNGIHSDRSGERRLHCALATLVASIGLILTGFFIGNAVLALCALTLAAIGILAAFPVFWSIPAAFLTGTAAAGGIALINSIGNLAGFAAPYLIGSLKTTTGSVASGLYFVAALEFCATILVLLFIKKGR, encoded by the coding sequence ATGAGCAATAACCTCAACATAGCGCCGGACGCGCTGGAAGCGACCTACAAGAAAATCGCCTGGCGGCTGATCCCCTTCCTGGTATTCCTGTTCGTGCTGGCCTGGATCGACCGGGTCAACGTCGGTTTCGCCAAGCTGCAAATGTTGCAAGACTTGCAGTTCAGCGAAGCGGTCTACGGTCTCGGCGCCGGCATCTTTTTTATCGGCTATTTCTTGTTCGAAGTCCCCAGCAACCTGCTGCTGGAAAAAATCGGCGCCCGCAAGACCCTGGCCCGCATCACTATCCTGTGGGGGTTGACCTCGATGGCGATGGTGTATGTCAAGACACCGGCCACTTTCTATCTGATCCGTTTTTTCCTGGGCGTGTTCGAAGCTGGCTTCTTCCCCGGCGTGGTGCTGTACCTGACTTACTGGTTCCCGGCCGCCAAGCGGGCCCGCGTCAACGGCTTGTTCATGACCTCGTTTGCGATCGCCGGCGTGGTGGGCGGGCCGATCGCCGGTTTCATCATGAGCCGCATGGATGGCGTCGGCCATTACGCCAACTGGCAATGGCTGTTCCTGCTGGAAGGCATCCCGTCGGTGCTGGCCGGCATCGCGGTGCTGCTGTACCTGCCGGAAAAACCGGCCAATGCAAAATGGCTGAGCCTGCCTGAACAGCAGGCTGTAGGCAAGGCGCTGGCGGCGGAAAACCACGACCACAAACATGCTTCCTTGCGCGACGCCTGCCGCAATTACCGGGTCTGGATCTGCGCCGCGGTGTATTTTTGCGTGGTCAGCGGCAACGCCACGATCGCCTTCTGGTCGCCGTCCATCATCAAGGAAATCGGCGTGGCCGGCAACCTGCAGATCGGCCTGATTTCGGCAGTGCCTTTCCTGGCGGGCACCATCGCCATGATCTGGAACGGCATCCACTCGGACCGCAGCGGCGAGCGGCGCCTGCATTGCGCCTTGGCGACGCTGGTAGCCAGCATCGGCCTGATACTGACCGGTTTCTTCATCGGCAATGCAGTGCTGGCGCTCTGTGCACTGACCCTGGCCGCGATCGGGATCCTGGCTGCATTCCCGGTGTTCTGGTCGATTCCTGCCGCATTCCTGACCGGCACCGCAGCCGCCGGCGGCATTGCACTGATCAATTCGATCGGCAACCTGGCCGGTTTCGCCGCGCCTTACCTGATCGGCTCCCTGAAAACCACGACCGGCAGCGTCGCTTCCGGTTTGTACTTCGTCGCCGCGCTGGAATTCTGCGCGACGATCCTGGTCTTGCTGTTCATCAAAAAAGGTCGCTAA
- a CDS encoding DUF2848 domain-containing protein has protein sequence MHISFQVDSEQGSSRLDADIHTLIVAGWAGRDHAAIEHHIEELAALGISRPSAVPLYYRIASNQLTQAGQVQVVGPDSSGEVETFVFAAGGELYVSIASDHTDRKLEAHSVALSKQACVKPVATGAWRLAEVAEYWDELVIRSYIEENGETVLYQEGPLASLRTPQDLIAGYTNGAAMLPAGSGMTCGTVAAIGGIRPAQSFTMELFDPRRQRILRHSYQVEVLPEIA, from the coding sequence ATGCACATTTCCTTTCAGGTCGACAGCGAGCAAGGCTCGTCTCGGCTCGACGCCGACATCCATACCCTGATCGTGGCCGGCTGGGCCGGGCGCGACCATGCCGCCATCGAACACCATATCGAAGAACTGGCGGCGCTCGGCATCTCGCGCCCCAGCGCCGTGCCGCTGTATTACCGCATCGCCAGCAATCAGCTGACCCAGGCCGGACAGGTGCAGGTGGTCGGCCCCGATTCATCGGGCGAAGTGGAAACCTTTGTATTCGCCGCCGGCGGCGAGCTGTATGTCAGCATCGCTTCCGACCATACCGACCGCAAGCTGGAAGCGCACAGCGTGGCGCTGTCGAAACAGGCATGCGTCAAGCCGGTCGCGACCGGCGCCTGGCGCCTGGCCGAGGTCGCCGAGTATTGGGATGAACTGGTGATCCGTTCCTACATCGAGGAAAACGGCGAGACGGTGCTCTACCAGGAAGGTCCGCTGGCCTCGCTGCGCACGCCGCAGGACCTGATCGCGGGCTATACCAATGGCGCCGCCATGCTGCCGGCAGGCAGCGGCATGACCTGCGGCACCGTCGCCGCGATCGGCGGCATCCGTCCGGCGCAGTCATTTACAATGGAACTGTTCGATCCGCGCCGGCAACGCATTTTGCGTCATAGCTACCAGGTTGAGGTTCTGCCTGAAATAGCTTGA
- a CDS encoding DUF1223 domain-containing protein, translating into MKLVCKELTRSATKLQMNSQESQVRILINVSKQLVLTMLGVGLASAAQAQDYSAQSPANRVALVELYSSEGCNSCPPADQWLSRLGAQARTSQAGAERIVPLALHVDYWDSLGWKDRFGDHRFTVRQQELAAFTNSRVVYTPEIFVGGRELRQWSANKAFDAAAAKIAEQPSPADIAIKLSGTAPRNFDLSAKVKLRQPSKDSHDAYIALYENQLVSKVAAGENGGVTLHHDYVVRRWLGPFALKDGMVQINEKIALDSIGIDVRADRFGIVAFVQNASSGEVLQVARLAVDH; encoded by the coding sequence TTGAAGCTGGTCTGTAAGGAACTGACGCGCAGCGCGACCAAGCTACAGATGAACAGCCAGGAGAGTCAGGTGCGGATCCTTATCAATGTTTCAAAACAGCTTGTGTTGACGATGCTTGGGGTCGGGCTTGCATCGGCTGCCCAGGCGCAGGACTACAGCGCGCAAAGTCCGGCCAATCGGGTGGCGCTGGTCGAGCTGTATTCGAGCGAAGGCTGCAACAGCTGCCCACCGGCCGACCAGTGGTTGTCCAGGCTGGGTGCGCAAGCCAGGACAAGCCAGGCCGGAGCGGAGCGCATCGTACCGCTGGCCCTGCATGTCGATTATTGGGACAGCCTGGGCTGGAAGGACAGGTTCGGCGACCATCGCTTCACCGTGCGGCAGCAGGAACTGGCGGCATTCACCAACAGCCGCGTGGTGTACACGCCGGAAATTTTCGTCGGCGGCCGCGAGCTGAGGCAATGGAGCGCCAACAAGGCGTTTGACGCCGCAGCCGCTAAAATCGCGGAGCAGCCGTCGCCGGCCGACATCGCCATCAAGCTGTCTGGCACGGCGCCGCGCAATTTCGATTTGTCGGCCAAGGTCAAGCTGCGCCAGCCTTCCAAAGATAGCCATGACGCTTACATCGCGCTCTACGAAAACCAGCTGGTATCCAAGGTGGCGGCCGGCGAGAACGGTGGCGTGACGCTGCACCACGACTATGTCGTGCGGCGCTGGCTGGGCCCGTTTGCGCTGAAGGATGGCATGGTCCAGATCAATGAAAAAATCGCGCTCGACAGCATAGGCATTGACGTTCGCGCCGACCGTTTTGGCATCGTCGCTTTTGTGCAGAATGCCAGCAGCGGGGAGGTATTGCAGGTGGCCAGGCTGGCGGTCGATCACTGA
- a CDS encoding SDR family oxidoreductase — protein MLITGAAKRVGRVIAERFAQAGYAVAVHYGSSQQEALDTVRAIEAGGGSAVALHADLQAAEQLTAMIEAVYARFGRLDVLVNCAAIFFPDTLADFALPDLERSWQVNCRAPLLLTQAFHRQARQRAQQGVVINVVDQKVHANFHPEDFSYTVAKAALGNLTAMLAMSAAPVLRVNALYPGLMTTSGDQSQADFEYSSARSTPLGYIAPVTEIADAILLLTRPSFNGAEFVVDAGQNLVRVERDVINLYRAP, from the coding sequence GTGCTGATCACCGGCGCCGCCAAGCGCGTCGGGCGCGTGATCGCCGAGCGGTTCGCGCAAGCCGGTTATGCGGTGGCGGTGCACTACGGCAGTTCGCAGCAAGAAGCGCTGGATACGGTGCGAGCCATCGAAGCCGGCGGCGGCAGCGCGGTCGCCCTGCATGCCGACCTGCAAGCGGCGGAGCAGCTGACGGCAATGATAGAAGCGGTCTACGCCAGGTTCGGCCGGCTCGATGTGCTGGTCAACTGCGCCGCGATTTTTTTTCCGGATACGCTGGCCGATTTTGCCTTGCCGGATTTGGAGCGTTCATGGCAGGTGAACTGCCGCGCGCCGCTGCTGCTGACCCAGGCGTTTCACCGGCAAGCCAGGCAGCGCGCCCAGCAGGGCGTGGTGATCAATGTTGTCGACCAGAAGGTGCACGCCAATTTCCATCCCGAGGATTTCAGCTACACCGTGGCCAAAGCGGCCCTGGGCAACCTGACCGCGATGCTGGCGATGTCGGCGGCGCCGGTGCTGCGCGTCAATGCCCTGTATCCCGGCCTGATGACGACCAGCGGCGACCAGAGCCAGGCCGATTTCGAATATTCTTCGGCCCGCTCGACGCCGCTCGGATATATCGCGCCGGTTACAGAAATCGCCGACGCCATCCTGTTGCTGACCAGGCCGTCTTTCAACGGCGCCGAGTTTGTGGTGGATGCGGGGCAAAACCTGGTGCGGGTCGAGCGCGACGTGATCAATTTGTATCGGGCGCCATAG
- a CDS encoding 4a-hydroxytetrahydrobiopterin dehydratase, protein MPSSTHIGAAAAIQGLNGWAAVDGRDAIQKTFLFADFNAAFGFMTQAALLAEKMDHHPEWSNVYNRVAVLLTTHDANGVTDLDVRLAQFMDRHAGAAVKN, encoded by the coding sequence ATGCCAAGCTCCACCCATATCGGCGCTGCAGCCGCAATCCAGGGCCTGAACGGCTGGGCCGCAGTCGATGGCCGCGATGCGATTCAAAAGACTTTCCTGTTCGCCGACTTCAACGCGGCTTTCGGCTTCATGACCCAGGCGGCTTTGCTGGCGGAAAAAATGGACCACCATCCGGAGTGGTCCAACGTCTATAACCGCGTAGCCGTATTGCTGACGACCCATGACGCCAACGGCGTTACCGATCTCGACGTGCGCCTGGCGCAATTCATGGACCGTCACGCCGGCGCTGCCGTCAAAAATTGA
- a CDS encoding alpha/beta hydrolase family protein yields MRFLSAVILTLICSVFAAPALASGGQTNIGFLSLTTSGEYAVPVAVWYPTAEPQVEWQAGPYTIHATRGAAIAAGPHPLIILSHGSGGSEFGHSDLAEALAGHGYIVAAPRHLGDSYDQPEGRFSDVQIIGRPWQAAATLDAVLADQRIGAAIDARRIGMAGFSAGAYTTMVMAGAKPDPALYSAYCAAHADDHEVCPDGDHAKLRITRPGWSVPTDKRVRAAVAMAPFSVMFDAKSVSDVTIPLRIYKASDDQVLRNQWNTDHLLSLLPASVEHGELAGGHYVFIAPCSAVMKARTPYLCVDAPGVDRVAEHAQLNAEIVDFFNRKLPKPD; encoded by the coding sequence ATGCGTTTTCTGTCCGCGGTGATATTGACCCTGATTTGCAGCGTGTTCGCGGCGCCGGCCTTAGCCTCTGGCGGGCAGACGAATATCGGCTTCCTCAGCCTCACCACCAGCGGCGAGTATGCGGTGCCGGTGGCGGTCTGGTATCCGACCGCCGAACCGCAGGTCGAATGGCAGGCCGGCCCCTATACCATCCACGCCACGCGCGGCGCCGCCATCGCCGCCGGGCCGCATCCGCTGATCATCCTGTCGCACGGCAGCGGCGGCAGCGAATTCGGCCATAGCGACCTGGCGGAAGCCTTGGCCGGACATGGCTATATAGTGGCGGCGCCGCGCCATCTTGGCGACAGCTATGACCAGCCCGAGGGCAGGTTCAGCGACGTGCAGATTATCGGCCGTCCGTGGCAGGCAGCAGCGACGCTGGATGCGGTCCTGGCTGACCAGCGGATCGGCGCCGCGATCGACGCCAGGCGCATCGGCATGGCCGGCTTCTCCGCCGGCGCCTATACCACCATGGTGATGGCCGGCGCCAAACCGGACCCCGCTTTATACAGCGCTTATTGCGCGGCGCACGCCGACGACCATGAAGTGTGTCCAGACGGCGACCATGCGAAACTCCGGATTACCCGTCCCGGCTGGAGCGTGCCGACCGATAAGCGGGTGCGCGCCGCGGTGGCCATGGCGCCGTTCAGCGTCATGTTCGATGCCAAAAGCGTGAGCGACGTGACGATTCCGTTGCGCATCTATAAAGCCAGCGACGACCAGGTCTTGCGCAATCAATGGAACACCGACCATCTCCTGAGCCTGCTGCCGGCCAGCGTCGAGCATGGCGAGCTTGCCGGCGGTCACTACGTATTTATCGCGCCTTGCAGCGCTGTCATGAAGGCCAGGACGCCGTACCTGTGCGTAGACGCCCCGGGAGTGGACCGGGTTGCGGAGCACGCGCAATTAAATGCCGAAATTGTCGACTTTTTTAACCGAAAACTGCCGAAACCCGATTGA
- a CDS encoding NADPH-dependent FMN reductase, producing the protein MGVRETSSDTVKFLAISGSLRAASHNSALLRAMARLAPDGASVTLYRGLGDLPLFNPDIEASDPAAVADLRSRIVAADALLIASPEYAHGITGAMKNALDWMVGCEAFVLKPVALLNASPRAVHAQASLREIVTMMSAQIVEPASVTVPILGSHLSEDQIVLHPEIAATLRGALLALRAAVLAARSQPE; encoded by the coding sequence ATGGGGGTCCGTGAAACTTCTTCGGACACCGTGAAATTCCTCGCCATCTCAGGCAGCCTGCGCGCTGCCTCCCACAATTCGGCCCTGCTGCGGGCCATGGCGCGCCTGGCGCCGGACGGCGCCAGCGTGACGCTGTACCGCGGCCTGGGCGACTTGCCCCTGTTCAATCCGGATATCGAAGCCAGCGACCCGGCCGCGGTGGCAGATCTGCGCAGCCGCATCGTGGCTGCCGACGCCCTGCTGATCGCCAGTCCGGAGTACGCGCACGGCATTACCGGCGCCATGAAGAACGCGCTCGACTGGATGGTGGGCTGCGAAGCTTTTGTGCTGAAGCCGGTGGCCTTGCTGAATGCCTCGCCGAGGGCGGTACACGCCCAGGCGTCTCTAAGGGAAATCGTGACGATGATGTCGGCGCAGATTGTCGAACCGGCGTCGGTCACCGTCCCCATCCTTGGTTCGCATCTCAGCGAAGACCAGATCGTCCTGCACCCGGAGATTGCCGCAACGCTGCGCGGCGCCCTGCTCGCGTTGCGCGCCGCCGTGCTGGCGGCACGCTCGCAGCCTGAATAA